The region TGTTGAGGCATCTGTAAGGATAAATGATTCCTATCTTTATTCGGACACGCCACATATATTGGCAGGGGACACAGTGTTTGTAGTTGGCCGATATATAGTAGAGGCCCTTGGCGGAACAATAGAGTGGTTTGAGGATACACAAACTGTTAGGATGACTCTCGATGAAAAAAGCATAGAGATTGTCATAGGGAACATTGATGCAGAAGTTGATGGCGTTGCGGCTAAGTTATACAAAGCCCCATTTATCAAAGATGGAAGGACCATGATTCCATTAAGGTTTGTATCTGAAAACTTTGGCTGCCAAGTATCTTGGGATCAAACCACATATACCGTAGATATTTTAAATCCGGTTGTAGAAATACCGGAAGATTATATCTATGAAAGAGACTACACGGATGAAGACTTGTATCTGCTGTCAAAGATTGTAACAGTCGAGTCCGGCGACTATTCCATGGAGATGGCAATGGCTATTGCAAATACAGTACTGAACCGTGTTGAACACGAAAATTTTCCCGATACTATTGAAGGGGTAGTCTATCAAGCGAATGAACATGTTCAGTTTCCACCTGCACACAAAGCGTCGTTTGAAAATCTTGAGCCAAAGCCTATCAGCATTGCTGCGGCAAAAAAAGCTCTTGAGGGAGTCAACAATATTGAGGACAGTTTGTTTTTCAACAACCGTCCATTTGTATCAAAATCTGACGATTTGATTCGTGTTATTGACGGAGAATATTTTTATCGTTGATATGATTCTATGAAGCAGAACTTTAGGAAAACGATTTATTAATAAGGCCGTGGATCGGCGCAATGATCCAGAGGGAGCAGAGATGAATAAAAGAATGAAAGAGGCTCTCATTGGAGGAGCTTTACCAAATGTCGCTGAAAAGCCCCTTGCTTTAGCTATGGGGATGAAAGGCGACGGTATTGATATTCTTTCCATAATCTAGTATAATTCAAGTAGAACAAACGTTTGCGAGGTGTCACTATGAGAACGGTTAAAATCAAGTTATTGCCTACAATTGAACAAGGAAATCTTCTGATTGCAATTAGCAGAACCTACATCGAAACTGTCAACAAAACCGTTTCCGAAATGGTTGAGGCTAAAAAAGTGCTAAAACTCACATCAAAAGATATTTCTGCTCTGATGCCAAGCGCTGTTAAAAATCAGGCGA is a window of Peptostreptococcaceae bacterium DNA encoding:
- a CDS encoding cell wall hydrolase; this translates as MKKILCIVLVLFMMNTASYSYGADYDYDVEASVRINDSYLYSDTPHILAGDTVFVVGRYIVEALGGTIEWFEDTQTVRMTLDEKSIEIVIGNIDAEVDGVAAKLYKAPFIKDGRTMIPLRFVSENFGCQVSWDQTTYTVDILNPVVEIPEDYIYERDYTDEDLYLLSKIVTVESGDYSMEMAMAIANTVLNRVEHENFPDTIEGVVYQANEHVQFPPAHKASFENLEPKPISIAAAKKALEGVNNIEDSLFFNNRPFVSKSDDLIRVIDGEYFYR